TTGAGCATCAGCTCAATCGACATAAAAATGGTGATGATGTTGCGCTTGATGAGAAACGCACCCACACCAATCGAAAAGAGGATAGCGCTCAGAACGAGGTAATACGCGACAGGAACCATGGCCGCTAGCGCTCCTTCCCGGGCTGTTTTTCGTTTGTGTGCCGCGCCAGCGCCACCGCGCCCAGAATCGCAATGAGGATCAGGACCGACGTGACCTCAAAGGGCAGCAGCAGATTGCGGAACAGCACCTGGCTCAACTCGCCCGTACCCACCATGTCCGGGCCGAGGACGGCATAACCGAGTGATGGCTGATGCGAGAGAAAGATGAACGTCAACAGTGCGAAGAGTGCCGCTGCTCCTGGAAAGCCAAGCCAATAGGCCGCGCGGCTGCCGTGAGTGCGCTCCTCCTTGCCGGCATTGAGCAGCATGATCACAAAGGTAAAAAGCACCATGATGGCGCCGGAGTAAACGATCACCTGCGCCGCGGCCAGAAACTCCGCGCCGAGCAACAGATAGAGCACCGCCAGAGAGGTCATCACGACAATCAATGACAGCGCGCTGTTGATCGGATGGCGTTGCAGCAGGAGATTGATAGCTCCCGCTACACAAAATGCGCCGAAGATAATAAAGAGAACCAGATGCATGCTTGCGTCGCCTGAGTTGAAAGAAAAAAAGCGGAACGTTTCAGCAGCCGAAGCTAATTGTAATTCACTGCAGAGGCGCCCGGAGTCCCAGCCAGAAGCTCGTCACCACGATATTCGCAATTGCCAGTGGCAGCAGAAACTTCCAGCCAAAACTCATCAGTTGATCGTAACGGAAGCGAGGCAGCGTGCCGCGCACCCAAATATAGAGGAACAGGAAAAGGAAAACCTTCAGGACAAACCAGAGAACCGGCAGCAGAGCATCGAGCACGGGTCCAAACGAAGGAAACAGGCTGCCGAAGGGGCTCGACCAGCCGCCAAAGAAGAGCAGCGTCGCCACGCAGGAGACGGTGATCATGTTGGCGTATTCCGCCATGAAGAACATGGCAAATTTCATCGAGCTGTATTCGGTGTGATAGCCCGCCGTCAGCTCACTCTCCGCTTCAGG
The DNA window shown above is from Acidobacterium capsulatum ATCC 51196 and carries:
- a CDS encoding NADH-quinone oxidoreductase subunit J, with the translated sequence MHLVLFIIFGAFCVAGAINLLLQRHPINSALSLIVVMTSLAVLYLLLGAEFLAAAQVIVYSGAIMVLFTFVIMLLNAGKEERTHGSRAAYWLGFPGAAALFALLTFIFLSHQPSLGYAVLGPDMVGTGELSQVLFRNLLLPFEVTSVLILIAILGAVALARHTNEKQPGKER